In a single window of the Bacillus clarus genome:
- a CDS encoding DUF2164 domain-containing protein, which yields MMNVKIPVEKKEELVAQIQQFFAEEDLDEIGRFQAERLIEEMIKLVGPYAYNQAIGDARKLITEKLSNIEEDLYVLEKSEGK from the coding sequence ATGATGAACGTAAAAATACCAGTTGAAAAGAAAGAGGAACTTGTAGCGCAAATTCAACAGTTTTTCGCTGAAGAAGATTTAGATGAAATCGGACGTTTTCAAGCAGAACGCTTAATAGAAGAAATGATAAAGCTAGTTGGACCATATGCATACAATCAAGCAATTGGAGATGCAAGAAAACTTATTACTGAGAAATTATCTAATATTGAAGAAGATTTGTATGTGTTAGAGAAGAGTGAAGGGAAATAA
- a CDS encoding CcdC family protein: MQQGSYSITIFLLVIGLVIYRRMRAMNRPIKNKGRRLLLPLFFLLPGLSLYTAPMQLAGWQVGIAAGIGLLLSIPLIFLSGYEVREDGQIYAKKSIAFIATFLVIVLLRAYFRRHLQGLDPKSIGILFYTLAVCYIVPWRIGCYMKFRKVYTEKEEITMSF; the protein is encoded by the coding sequence TTGCAGCAAGGTTCGTACAGTATTACAATTTTTTTACTCGTTATAGGACTCGTTATATATAGACGTATGCGTGCTATGAATCGTCCGATTAAAAATAAAGGAAGACGACTATTATTGCCATTATTCTTTTTATTGCCAGGTCTTTCTTTATACACTGCACCAATGCAACTTGCTGGATGGCAAGTTGGGATAGCCGCTGGAATTGGGCTGTTATTATCAATCCCGCTTATTTTTTTAAGTGGGTACGAAGTGAGAGAAGATGGTCAAATTTATGCGAAGAAAAGTATTGCCTTTATTGCGACTTTTTTAGTTATTGTTCTCTTACGTGCTTATTTTAGACGACATTTACAAGGATTAGATCCAAAATCAATCGGTATTCTTTTCTACACTCTTGCAGTTTGTTATATAGTACCTTGGCGTATTGGGTGCTATATGAAATTTCGTAAAGTATATACAGAGAAAGAAGAGATTACAATGTCATTTTGA
- a CDS encoding YitT family protein: protein MVRFLGVIIGSIIIAIAFNLFLIPHKILSSGIGGIAIILGIVTPVNTGIINFALNLPILILGYIGLGKKVIFNTVVSVVVLSVALYWIPVQVVATDPLLSSVFGGVIAGAGIGLVFNCHGSTGGFDIIGMLLSRKKDIKLGGFLILLNTVVVVIAGFFFDWDVALTSLLSIYVTGKVIDAVHTKHRKVTLMIVTNQAEEMKKKLLSTVVRGITLLDGEGAYSSEKKRVLMTVVSREELASMKLTISEIDPHAFVNITETVEVLGLFRKV, encoded by the coding sequence ATGGTCAGATTTCTTGGTGTTATTATTGGTTCTATTATTATTGCAATTGCCTTTAATCTTTTCCTTATCCCCCACAAAATTTTAAGTAGTGGAATTGGCGGAATTGCTATTATCTTAGGAATTGTAACCCCTGTAAACACAGGAATTATTAACTTCGCATTGAACTTACCTATCCTTATTTTAGGATACATAGGTCTTGGAAAAAAAGTAATTTTTAATACAGTTGTCTCTGTAGTTGTATTATCAGTCGCACTATACTGGATTCCAGTACAAGTCGTGGCAACAGATCCACTTTTATCTTCTGTATTTGGAGGCGTAATTGCTGGAGCGGGAATTGGTCTTGTCTTTAACTGCCACGGTTCAACAGGTGGATTTGATATTATCGGTATGCTACTATCTCGGAAAAAAGATATTAAACTTGGCGGCTTCCTTATTCTTTTAAATACGGTCGTTGTTGTCATTGCAGGATTTTTCTTCGATTGGGATGTAGCATTAACAAGTTTACTTTCAATTTATGTAACTGGTAAAGTAATTGATGCCGTTCATACGAAGCATCGTAAAGTTACACTTATGATTGTAACAAATCAGGCCGAAGAAATGAAAAAGAAACTACTTTCAACTGTGGTACGTGGAATTACACTTCTTGATGGCGAAGGTGCCTATTCAAGTGAAAAAAAGCGTGTACTCATGACTGTTGTTTCACGTGAGGAATTAGCAAGTATGAAACTCACTATTTCTGAAATTGATCCCCATGCGTTCGTGAATATTACAGAAACCGTTGAAGTATTAGGTTTGTTTAGAAAAGTTTAA
- a CDS encoding BA3702 family sensor histidine kinase, whose protein sequence is MNRKKYSSIQKRRQPNISDRMRNHIQNRSLAEMYASLFEHNPDSIISLNLEGVILHINPSAEKILGYTSEELERKPITSILEAHISDQVFQYIRNTTADNQEEYMVSIYHKEGYLIDVVTKLVPIFVQNRLTGVYAIMKPLAKSERIEKILKDSEKRLRTLMNSMPAFVIFKDHEGRWLEANDYALTCFNFHNVPYHGKKDSELIQYNEAYREAFLHCEEIDELAWQRGQTIHGEEFIIHGSDSNLILNISKVPLFHSDGSRKGLIVMGRDITELKETEKLLRKSEKLAVVGQLTAGIAHEIRNPLTSLKGFLTLLQPEINEQNKWYVDVMLSEISQMESITSQFMAMSKPQVLSIQSCNIQTLIEEVVTFILPTAVMHGVHIIMDHFDTMPNIQCDGNQLKQVFINIFKNAIEAMPNGGNIFIQTKPLEDNLVLIRIIDEGCGIPEDRISRLGEPFYSLKEKGTGLGLMMCYKIIEEHHGKLTISSELNKGTIVNIQLPISPSGHNNETEKE, encoded by the coding sequence ATGAATCGGAAAAAATATTCATCTATTCAAAAACGTCGTCAGCCCAACATATCTGACCGTATGCGAAATCATATACAAAATCGTTCTTTAGCAGAAATGTATGCATCTCTATTTGAGCATAATCCTGATAGTATCATTTCATTAAATTTAGAAGGAGTTATTTTACATATCAACCCCTCTGCAGAAAAAATATTAGGATATACTTCAGAAGAATTAGAAAGAAAACCAATTACCTCTATTTTAGAAGCTCATATTTCTGATCAAGTCTTCCAATACATAAGAAATACTACAGCTGATAATCAAGAAGAATACATGGTTTCTATCTATCATAAAGAAGGCTATTTGATTGATGTAGTAACTAAGTTAGTCCCTATTTTTGTTCAAAACCGCCTTACTGGTGTATATGCGATTATGAAACCACTCGCAAAGTCAGAAAGAATCGAAAAAATACTAAAAGATAGCGAAAAACGCTTACGTACATTGATGAATTCAATGCCCGCTTTTGTCATCTTTAAAGACCATGAAGGACGCTGGCTTGAAGCGAATGACTACGCTCTTACTTGTTTTAATTTTCATAATGTCCCTTACCACGGAAAAAAAGATAGTGAGCTTATTCAATATAATGAAGCATATCGAGAAGCTTTTTTACATTGTGAAGAAATAGATGAACTTGCATGGCAAAGAGGGCAAACCATCCACGGAGAAGAATTTATTATACATGGAAGCGATTCTAACTTAATTTTAAATATTTCTAAAGTCCCACTCTTTCATTCTGATGGCTCACGAAAAGGACTAATTGTAATGGGTAGGGATATTACAGAACTAAAGGAAACTGAAAAATTATTACGTAAATCAGAAAAACTTGCAGTAGTCGGACAACTGACAGCTGGAATTGCTCATGAAATTAGAAATCCATTAACTTCTTTAAAAGGATTTTTAACTTTATTGCAGCCCGAAATAAACGAACAAAACAAATGGTATGTAGACGTTATGCTAAGTGAAATTTCACAGATGGAGTCCATTACAAGTCAATTTATGGCGATGTCTAAACCTCAAGTATTATCCATTCAATCATGCAATATTCAAACATTAATTGAAGAAGTGGTAACATTTATTTTACCTACCGCCGTTATGCATGGTGTACATATTATTATGGATCATTTTGATACAATGCCTAATATTCAATGTGATGGTAATCAATTAAAACAAGTTTTTATTAATATTTTTAAAAATGCGATTGAAGCAATGCCAAATGGAGGAAATATATTCATTCAAACAAAACCTTTGGAGGATAACCTTGTTCTAATTCGTATTATAGATGAAGGATGTGGCATTCCAGAAGACCGTATTTCCCGTTTAGGCGAACCTTTTTATAGTTTAAAAGAAAAAGGAACCGGCCTCGGTTTAATGATGTGTTATAAAATAATCGAGGAACATCATGGGAAACTGACAATTTCAAGTGAACTAAACAAAGGAACAATCGTGAATATTCAACTACCAATTTCTCCATCTGGGCATAATAATGAAACAGAAAAAGAGTAA
- a CDS encoding peptidoglycan recognition protein family protein: MKIEHVNLVFQDELIPLESVNKLIIHHTAEDGWDVYKTHEFHQKVRGWSGIGYNYFIEEDGTVCEGRGLHVGAHAKGHNSDTIGICMTGNFDKYDPTSAQMNSLYSLCKVFMRQFSISKENILGHRELEGVTKTCPGNRFCMVELRKALS, from the coding sequence ATGAAAATTGAACATGTAAATTTAGTATTTCAAGACGAATTGATTCCTTTAGAAAGTGTAAATAAATTGATTATCCATCATACGGCAGAAGATGGATGGGATGTGTATAAAACACATGAGTTTCACCAAAAAGTAAGAGGCTGGAGTGGAATTGGATATAATTACTTTATTGAGGAAGATGGAACGGTATGTGAAGGTCGTGGTTTACATGTTGGAGCTCATGCAAAAGGACATAATAGCGATACAATTGGAATTTGTATGACAGGGAATTTTGATAAATACGATCCTACTTCTGCACAAATGAATTCATTGTATTCTTTATGTAAGGTATTCATGAGGCAATTCTCTATAAGTAAAGAAAATATACTTGGTCATCGTGAATTAGAAGGAGTTACAAAAACTTGCCCTGGAAATCGTTTTTGTATGGTAGAGTTAAGAAAAGCACTATCTTAA
- a CDS encoding protein phosphatase 2C domain-containing protein: MKITTYQQKSPLKEECEDSFFCNEDIMIYGVCDGATPLVPFRDEKGHNGAYIASHLFASYFSSLKDKSSLQMEIARANEALQEKMIDYKVDTRKKEHLWCTCIAAVRIDRESMEYAQLGDCMIVVILQNGKMEVLTRDTVKGISERAKKKREADRKKGFVVPEEHVFQNIREQLKYNRYLANMLNGYSVANGMKEAMKWLQHGILPLAEVRGIFICSDGLFHPDWSLEQVVDYIRSHSIKEYVSVIEALEEEKRIRPDDKTMIMIDL; encoded by the coding sequence ATGAAGATTACAACGTATCAACAAAAGAGTCCTTTGAAAGAAGAGTGTGAAGACTCATTTTTTTGTAATGAGGACATTATGATTTATGGTGTATGTGATGGTGCAACACCACTCGTTCCGTTTCGTGATGAGAAAGGACATAATGGAGCATATATTGCGTCTCATTTATTTGCAAGTTATTTTTCTTCTTTAAAAGATAAAAGTAGTTTACAAATGGAGATTGCACGAGCGAACGAAGCATTACAGGAGAAGATGATAGATTACAAAGTTGATACTAGAAAGAAAGAACATTTATGGTGTACATGTATTGCAGCGGTTCGAATAGATAGGGAAAGTATGGAATACGCGCAGTTAGGAGATTGTATGATTGTTGTAATACTTCAAAATGGAAAGATGGAAGTATTAACGAGAGATACGGTAAAAGGAATTAGTGAACGTGCAAAGAAGAAAAGAGAAGCAGATCGAAAAAAAGGTTTCGTTGTACCTGAGGAGCATGTTTTTCAGAACATTCGAGAACAGTTGAAATATAATCGTTATCTTGCGAATATGCTGAATGGCTATTCAGTAGCAAATGGTATGAAAGAAGCGATGAAATGGCTACAACATGGGATATTGCCGTTAGCTGAAGTGAGAGGGATATTTATTTGTTCAGATGGATTGTTTCATCCAGATTGGTCGCTTGAACAAGTTGTCGACTATATAAGAAGTCATAGTATAAAGGAGTACGTGTCAGTAATTGAGGCGTTAGAAGAAGAAAAAAGGATTCGACCAGATGATAAAACAATGATTATGATTGATTTATAA
- a CDS encoding biotin transporter BioY, protein MNIKNLVFVAVFSSIMGVLGLIPPIALSITPVPITLQSLGVMLAGGLLGSRLGALSQLIFLLIVGAGAPLLAGGRGGPGVFVGPSAGYLLGYIVGAFVIGYFIERLHKVSIIKVLCINIIGGIFVVYVFGIIVQAFVMDVSIWETLKVSVVFLPGDCMKVIIAAILVTKLHRSLKHISTPALKNENFSNAR, encoded by the coding sequence ATGAATATAAAAAACTTAGTTTTCGTCGCTGTATTTAGTTCTATCATGGGGGTACTGGGATTAATACCTCCGATTGCTCTTTCTATTACACCGGTTCCTATCACATTACAATCGCTTGGTGTTATGCTTGCGGGGGGATTGTTAGGATCTCGTCTTGGTGCATTAAGTCAGCTGATATTTTTACTTATTGTAGGGGCAGGAGCGCCTCTATTAGCGGGTGGACGTGGAGGTCCAGGAGTATTTGTTGGTCCGAGTGCAGGATATTTACTCGGTTATATTGTTGGAGCATTTGTAATTGGTTATTTCATTGAGCGTTTACACAAAGTTTCTATTATAAAAGTATTATGTATTAATATAATTGGTGGTATTTTCGTTGTTTATGTATTTGGTATCATTGTACAAGCTTTCGTAATGGATGTTTCCATATGGGAAACGCTGAAAGTGAGTGTCGTGTTTTTACCAGGTGATTGTATGAAAGTGATTATTGCCGCAATTCTCGTAACAAAATTACATCGTTCATTGAAACATATTAGTACGCCTGCTTTAAAGAATGAGAATTTTTCAAATGCTAGATAA
- a CDS encoding long-chain fatty acid--CoA ligase: protein MMMNVPLTISSMMERAEKLFPKKEIISRTHDTVTTLTYKQLGERARRLSSALKKLGIKEGERIGTLAWNHHRHVEAYFAIPGIASVLHTINIRLSPQHISYIIQHAEDRILLIDEDLVPLIENIQSELSTVQAYIVMTDKDELPKTTLEPVYHYEKLLAEGDPDFQFVKDIDENTPAGMCYTSATTGNPKGVVYTHRSTVLHCMALGLADTAALSESDAAMAIVPMFHVNAWGLPFAATWFGAKQVLPGPMFTPKILLEMIQTEKVTLAAGVPTIWLGVLQELENNSYDLSSMKRILCGGAAAPKSVIKAFEQKYNVPFVHAYGMTETSPLVTLARLKSYETDLSYEEQLEIRSKQGYLVPGVEMKVVGADGEVKWDGTEMGELCLRAPWIAASYYNDERTVEGFRDGWLYTGDVVTVDEEGCVKIVDRTKDVIKSGGEWISSVDLENALMAHDAIFEAAVVAVPHPQWQERPVACVVQKKNNAVTKEELYEFLKPQFAKWWLPDDIVFMEEIPKTSVGKFLKQALRKELEHLHKGE from the coding sequence ATGATGATGAATGTACCGCTAACAATTAGTTCTATGATGGAAAGGGCAGAAAAACTATTCCCGAAGAAAGAAATCATTTCACGGACACATGATACAGTTACGACGTTAACGTATAAACAGTTAGGAGAAAGGGCAAGAAGACTGTCAAGTGCGTTAAAAAAACTTGGGATTAAAGAAGGCGAGCGCATAGGAACGTTAGCGTGGAATCATCATCGACATGTAGAAGCATATTTTGCTATTCCAGGTATTGCTTCAGTTTTGCACACAATTAATATTCGTTTATCTCCTCAACATATTTCTTACATTATTCAGCATGCAGAAGACCGCATTTTACTTATTGATGAAGACCTTGTACCGCTCATTGAAAATATTCAATCTGAATTATCTACTGTACAGGCTTATATTGTTATGACTGATAAAGATGAACTCCCAAAAACTACACTGGAGCCTGTATACCATTATGAGAAACTTTTAGCAGAAGGTGATCCGGATTTCCAATTTGTAAAAGATATTGATGAAAATACACCAGCTGGTATGTGTTATACGTCAGCAACTACAGGAAATCCAAAAGGTGTTGTTTATACACATCGTAGTACAGTGTTGCACTGTATGGCGCTCGGTTTAGCCGATACAGCAGCTTTATCTGAAAGTGATGCAGCGATGGCTATTGTGCCGATGTTTCATGTGAACGCTTGGGGACTTCCTTTTGCGGCTACTTGGTTTGGGGCAAAACAAGTTCTTCCGGGACCAATGTTTACTCCGAAAATTTTATTAGAAATGATTCAAACTGAAAAAGTGACGTTAGCAGCAGGTGTACCGACAATTTGGCTCGGTGTTTTACAAGAGTTAGAAAATAATAGTTACGATTTATCTAGTATGAAAAGAATACTATGCGGGGGTGCAGCAGCACCGAAAAGTGTTATTAAGGCATTTGAGCAGAAATATAATGTTCCTTTCGTACATGCATATGGCATGACTGAAACAAGTCCACTCGTAACGCTTGCACGTCTAAAAAGTTATGAAACAGATTTATCGTATGAAGAGCAACTTGAGATTCGCTCGAAGCAAGGATATCTTGTCCCTGGTGTAGAGATGAAGGTAGTTGGTGCCGATGGCGAAGTGAAGTGGGATGGTACGGAAATGGGAGAATTATGTTTACGAGCACCATGGATCGCTGCAAGCTATTATAACGATGAGCGTACGGTGGAAGGTTTTCGTGACGGTTGGTTATATACTGGAGATGTCGTTACAGTTGATGAGGAAGGATGCGTAAAGATTGTTGATCGTACGAAGGATGTTATTAAAAGCGGAGGAGAATGGATTTCCTCAGTTGATCTTGAAAATGCTTTAATGGCACATGACGCTATATTTGAAGCAGCTGTCGTTGCAGTGCCTCACCCGCAATGGCAAGAGCGTCCAGTTGCTTGCGTTGTTCAAAAGAAAAATAACGCTGTTACAAAAGAGGAGCTATATGAGTTTTTAAAACCACAGTTTGCAAAGTGGTGGTTACCAGATGATATTGTATTTATGGAGGAAATACCGAAAACATCTGTTGGGAAGTTTTTAAAACAGGCGCTTCGGAAAGAGCTCGAGCATTTGCATAAAGGGGAATGA
- a CDS encoding VOC family protein translates to MASYIKGIDHVQVAAPVGCEEEAREFYGNKIGMEEIPKPEELKKRGGCWFRCGNQEIHIGVEQNFLPAKKAHPAFYVIKINEFKQKLINQGIEVIDDHARPDVIRFYVSDPFGNRIEFMENKN, encoded by the coding sequence ATGGCGAGTTATATTAAAGGAATTGATCACGTACAAGTAGCTGCACCTGTAGGCTGTGAAGAAGAGGCAAGGGAGTTTTATGGAAATAAAATTGGTATGGAAGAGATTCCAAAGCCAGAAGAATTAAAAAAGCGTGGTGGTTGTTGGTTTCGGTGTGGAAATCAAGAAATCCATATAGGAGTCGAACAAAATTTTTTACCAGCGAAAAAGGCGCATCCAGCTTTTTATGTTATTAAAATTAATGAATTTAAACAAAAATTAATAAATCAAGGTATTGAAGTGATAGATGATCATGCGCGTCCAGATGTTATTAGATTTTATGTGTCAGATCCATTTGGAAATAGAATAGAATTCATGGAAAATAAAAACTAG
- a CDS encoding acyl-CoA synthetase — protein sequence MGITKEYKKHASLQPNKIAIQENERVITYKGWFESICKVANWLNEIDAKNKTIAIVLENRIEFLQIFTGAAMAGWVCVPLDIKWKREELKERIALSNPDIIVTEQYRLNDISGKEGKVLPIDEWKQMIGNYLPTYHPLESVKNIPFYMGFTSGSTGKAKAFLRAQQSWVHSFDCNLHDFHMKTTDSILIAGTLVHSLFLYGAISALYLGQTVHVMRKFIPEQVLCSLETENISVMYTVPTMLESLYKENKVIGNEMKIISSGSKWEAEAKEKIKSVFPYAKKYEFYGASELSFVTALIDEESERKPNSVGKPCHNVQVRICNKAGVELKRGEIGTVYVKSDQFFMGYVSDGVLVPGLTEDGWMTVHDVGYQDEEAFIYIVGREKNMILFGGINIYPEEIESLLYTHPAVEEIVVVGIKDSYWGEKPVAIVKGSATKQQLKSFCLQRLSSFKIPKDWYFVDEIPYTSSGKIARIAAKSIIENQEKIYE from the coding sequence ATGGGGATTACGAAAGAATATAAAAAGCATGCCTCTTTACAGCCGAATAAAATAGCAATTCAAGAAAATGAAAGAGTTATAACATATAAAGGGTGGTTTGAATCGATTTGTAAAGTAGCAAATTGGTTAAATGAAATAGATGCAAAGAATAAAACAATAGCAATTGTTTTAGAAAATCGTATTGAATTTTTACAAATATTCACAGGGGCTGCAATGGCTGGATGGGTTTGTGTGCCACTGGATATAAAATGGAAACGAGAGGAACTTAAGGAGAGAATAGCGCTCAGTAACCCGGATATTATTGTTACCGAACAGTATAGGTTAAATGATATATCAGGGAAAGAAGGAAAAGTACTTCCGATTGATGAATGGAAACAAATGATAGGGAATTATCTTCCTACATATCACCCGTTAGAAAGTGTGAAAAATATTCCTTTTTATATGGGATTTACATCAGGATCGACTGGAAAGGCAAAGGCGTTTTTACGTGCGCAACAATCGTGGGTCCATAGTTTTGATTGTAATTTGCATGACTTTCATATGAAAACTACAGATTCTATTTTAATAGCTGGGACACTTGTGCATTCCTTGTTCTTATATGGGGCGATAAGTGCGCTCTATTTAGGACAAACTGTACACGTTATGAGAAAGTTTATTCCAGAGCAAGTGTTATGTAGCTTAGAAACTGAGAATATTTCGGTAATGTACACAGTCCCTACAATGCTTGAGTCTTTGTATAAAGAAAATAAAGTAATAGGGAATGAAATGAAAATTATTTCGTCAGGATCGAAGTGGGAAGCGGAAGCGAAAGAAAAGATAAAGAGTGTATTTCCTTATGCAAAAAAATACGAATTTTATGGTGCATCTGAGCTGAGTTTTGTAACAGCGTTAATCGATGAAGAGAGCGAAAGAAAACCTAATTCAGTAGGGAAACCTTGTCATAATGTACAAGTTCGAATATGTAATAAAGCAGGTGTAGAACTGAAGAGAGGTGAGATAGGAACTGTTTATGTGAAAAGTGATCAGTTTTTTATGGGATATGTATCGGATGGTGTTTTAGTTCCAGGGCTAACCGAAGATGGCTGGATGACAGTGCATGATGTAGGGTATCAAGATGAGGAAGCCTTTATATATATAGTTGGTAGAGAAAAAAATATGATTCTATTTGGAGGAATTAATATTTACCCAGAAGAAATAGAAAGTTTGTTATATACTCATCCGGCAGTTGAAGAAATCGTGGTTGTTGGTATAAAAGATAGTTATTGGGGTGAAAAGCCTGTCGCTATCGTAAAAGGAAGTGCTACAAAGCAACAATTAAAGAGCTTTTGCTTACAACGATTATCATCTTTTAAAATCCCTAAAGATTGGTATTTTGTAGATGAAATACCTTATACAAGTAGCGGGAAGATAGCTCGCATTGCAGCAAAAAGTATTATTGAAAATCAGGAGAAGATATATGAATAG
- a CDS encoding CsbD family protein — MNKHDHGLIEKVEGAIDKVKGEVKEVVGKVTDNKKLQAEGKWDKIKGNTTSTVGNVKEKVHEYKEHKQDK; from the coding sequence ATGAATAAACATGATCATGGTTTAATAGAAAAAGTAGAAGGTGCTATCGATAAAGTAAAAGGCGAGGTAAAAGAAGTTGTCGGGAAAGTAACCGATAATAAAAAATTACAAGCTGAAGGAAAATGGGATAAAATAAAAGGCAATACAACAAGTACCGTTGGTAATGTAAAAGAGAAAGTACATGAATATAAGGAGCATAAACAAGATAAATAA
- a CDS encoding GNAT family N-acetyltransferase — MSTIMTLDTAKDIESAEIDMLLSRLTVLQTIPGNPMQIQIERFGNATAFSSKVIAGPTFNTVKGITFTNTDEIGEIISYYHSLEIPCRFEITPAHANPELFRYLSEKGFYQSSFHTSLYGLPKFKFTPLSPEFSIRRLKEHEFDIFADIYVRGFNMPSFTKDGVRQNNEILYNQSGWHFFVAEIQNIPAGIGVLYMNKGMASLAASATLPKFQKRGCHTALIQKRIETAIKSNCNFIVGQARFGSSSQNNMERASMKIAYTKSIWTQKDI; from the coding sequence ATGAGTACTATTATGACACTCGATACAGCTAAAGACATCGAAAGCGCAGAAATTGATATGTTATTATCTAGATTAACAGTCTTACAAACAATCCCTGGGAATCCAATGCAAATACAAATAGAAAGATTCGGAAATGCTACTGCATTTTCTTCAAAAGTAATTGCGGGTCCTACCTTTAATACAGTAAAGGGTATTACATTTACAAATACAGATGAAATCGGTGAAATCATCTCTTATTATCATTCATTAGAAATTCCTTGTCGCTTTGAAATTACACCAGCTCACGCAAATCCTGAATTATTCCGATATTTATCAGAAAAAGGATTTTATCAATCCAGCTTTCATACTAGTTTATACGGCTTACCGAAATTCAAATTCACTCCTCTTTCTCCAGAATTTTCAATTCGAAGACTGAAAGAACATGAATTTGATATTTTTGCAGACATTTATGTTCGCGGATTTAATATGCCATCCTTTACAAAAGATGGTGTTCGCCAAAATAATGAAATTCTTTACAATCAATCAGGATGGCATTTTTTCGTAGCTGAGATCCAAAATATTCCTGCTGGCATAGGTGTACTTTATATGAATAAAGGTATGGCCTCACTTGCTGCCTCTGCCACTTTACCAAAATTTCAAAAACGCGGCTGTCATACTGCATTAATTCAAAAACGGATTGAGACAGCTATTAAGTCAAATTGCAATTTCATAGTCGGTCAAGCTCGTTTTGGCAGTAGCAGTCAAAATAATATGGAGCGTGCTAGTATGAAAATTGCTTATACAAAATCTATATGGACTCAGAAAGACATATAA